DNA from Geobacillus vulcani PSS1:
GTAAAAGGGTGATGTTCTTCACCCTTTGGCGCGACAATCACATCGGTGAGCGGTGATGTTCATCGCCGGATGAGAACCAGGCCAACCGTTTCTCATGGTTCTTGTCTGTGAAAAGCGTCATGTTTATGCTCGGGGTGAGAAGCAATGGTTGCTCATGAATGTTTTGCGCTTTGGCTGGTTGATAGATTTGTTTGTTTGTGTTATATACAAACTATTTAGAACGTAGTATGATAAAAATGAATCAAACATGTTCGTCATTTTGGAAGGGGGGAGAGGAGTGCGGATTGCAACAAAACCATGGTCTCGCTTCAACGGAAAAGAGGTTCTGTTATTCACGTTGACAAATGAATATGGCATGGAACTGTCGGCGACAAACTACGGATGCATCGTGACAAAACTGCTAGTTCCTGACCGAAACGGCAACATCGAAAATGTCGTGCTCGGGTTTGACCGGTTTGAACCGTATATCGAAAACGCGCCGTACTTTGGCGCGGTCATCGGCCGCGTGGCGGGGCGCATTTGCGGGGCGAGCTTCGAACTCGATGGAATCACGTATCAATTGGCGAAAAACGAAAACAACAACCATCTGCACGGTGGTCCGAATGGCTTCCATCACGTGCTTTGGCAGGCTGAGACCGTTCAACGCGATGATGCGGTCGGCGTCGTTTTTTCGTACACAAGCCCGGACGGGGAGGAAGGGTATCCGGGAACTTTGGAAGTGCAAGTGGCGTACTGGCTGAACAATGACAACGAATGGACGGTGACGTACCGAGCCCGTTCGGACAAAACGACGCTGCTCAACGTGACGAATCATACGTATTTTAACTTGAGCGGCAACGGCAAGCGGGATATTTTGGACCATGCGCTGACGATCCAAAGCTCGCGTGTGCTCGAGCTAAATGAGCAACTGATTCCGACCGGGCGCGTCTTGGATGTCGCCGGCACGCCGTTTGACTTGCGGCACGGAAAGATGATCCGGGAGGCGGTTGCATCCGGGCATCCGCAAATCGAACTCGTCGGCGGGGGCTATGACCATCCGTTTTGGCTCGACCGGCATCATGACAAGGAAATCGTTCTTGCCGACCGAGAGAGCGGACGAACGTTGACGGTGGAGACGGACGAAGTCGGCGTGGTCGTGTACACATCGAACCAGTTGCCGGAAGGAATGGATGTAGGCGGCGTGCCGTCGCGGAAACATCTCGGCATTTGCTTAGAAACGCAAGGGTTGCCGGATGCGATTCATCATCCGCAGTTTCCCTCGATCGTATTGCCGGCTGGCAAGGAGCGGGTATCAACGACGGTCTATCGGTTTGGCATCGCCGAATAAAGAGAGGGAGAAGATCATGTTGCAGCCGAAGATGATTGAATGTGTTGAGACGCCTCATAAAGTGGTTGCCATAACGTTTGATGACGGCCCGAATCCAGTTTATACATTTGACGTTTTAGAAATATTGGAAAAGGTATCCGGAAAGGCTACCTTTTTTATGATTGGCAGTCATATGGAAAAGTATCCAGAAGTGGTGGAAACCGTCGAGGCACAAGGCCATGAAATCGGCAACCATACGTATTCTCATGCCAATCTGACTTCCGTGCCGAAAGACGAAATTTTACAAGAAATCGGGAAGGCGGATGCGATCATCGCTGAGATGACCGGTACAAAGGCCGCTGTCTTCCGTCCTCCTTATCTTAACTATAACGAAACGGTCGTTTCGCTCTGCAGTCATTTCGGCTACCAAATGATCGGCGCGCTCAATACCGATGCGCGAGACTGGGAGCAACCGGGCGTTGATTATATTGTTCGAAAGACTCGCGGCCATATAAAAAACGGGAGCATCCTCCTTTTTCATGATGGATTTGGGGATCGCTCACAAACGATCGAAGCCGTCCGTATCCTTGCAGCCGAGTTGCATGCGCAAGGGTACAAGCTGGCTACGGTCAGCGAATTGCTGGAACTGCAGGGCGGAAGCGGCTGATGTTCTAATCTGATGATGTGCATAGTGAAAAAGGGAGAGTGAGTGATTCATGCCAACCAATCAATTTTTCAACGCCCACCACTCACCGGTTGGAGCGTTTGCCAGCTTTACATTAGGGTTTCCAGGAAAAAGCGGGGGATTGGATCTTGAACTCGCCCGTCCCCCGCGGCAAAACGTATTGATTGGTGTCGAATCGTTACATGAATCGGGCTTATATCATGTCCTTCCGTTTTTGGAAACAGACGAAGAAGATGAAAGCAAACGGTATGACATCGAAAATCCCGACCCGAATCCGCAAAAACCGAACATTCTAATCCCATTTGCCAAAGAGGCGATTCAACGTGAATTTCATGTGGCCACAGATACATGGAAGGCTGGAGATTTAACGTTTACGATTTATTCTCCTGTAAAAGCGGTGCCAGATCCGGAAACCGCGGACGAGGAAGAACTCAAGCTGGCGTTGGTTCCAGCTGTCATCGTGGAGATGACGATTGATAATACAAATGGAACAAAGGCCCGGCGGGCGTTTTTCGGGTTCGAAGGCACCGATCCGTATACTTCGATGCGGCGGATCGATGACACATGCCCGCAACTGCGCGGGGTTGGGCAAGGGCGAATGGTTGGCATCGTTTCCAAAGACGAGGATGTTCGCTCCGCGTTGCATTTTAGCATGGAAGATATTTTAACGGCACAGCTGGAAGAAAACTGGACGTTTGGGCTTGGCAAAGTGGGCGCCTTAATTGTCGATGTGCTGGCAGGCGAAAAGAAAACTTATCAATTTGCGGTTTGTTTTTACCGAGGCGGGTACGTGACGGCGGGAATGGATGCTTCCTATTTTTATACCCGTTTCTTTCAAAATATTGAGGAAGTCGGCCTTTATGCCCTGGAGCAGGCGGAAGTATTGAAGGAGCAATCGTTCCGTTCCAATAAGCTGATTGAAAAAGAATGGCTGTCCGATGATCAAACATTTATGATGGCGCACGCCATTCGCAGCTACTACGGCAATACGCAGCTGTTAGAGCACGAGGGGAAACCGATTTGGGTGGTCAACGAAGGCGAGTACCGGATGATGAATACGTTTGATTTGACCGTTGACCAACTCTTTTTTGAACTGAAACTGAATCCATGGACGGTCAAAAATGTTCTCGATTTGTACGTCGAGCGCTACAGTTACGAGGATCGCGTTCGTTTTCCGGGAGAAGAGACAGAATATCCGGGCGGCATCAGTTTTACTCACGACATGGGAGTAGCCAATACGTTCTCGCGCCCGCACTACTCGTCATACGAGCTGTATGGCATTAGCGGCTGCTTCTCGCACATGACGCACGAACAGCTTGTCAACTGGGTGCTTTGCGCGGCGGTGTACATTGAACAAACGAAAGACTGGGCATGGCGCGACAAGCGGCTTGCTATTTTGGAGCAATGCCTAGAAAGCATGGTTCGCCGCGATCATCCCGATCCGGAACAACGAAATGGCGTAATGGGACTCGACAGCACCCGCACGATGGGCGGGGCGGAAATTACGACATATGACAGTTTGGACGTTTCCCTCGGCCAAGCCCGCAACAATTTATATTTAGCAGGTAAATGTTGGGCGGCCTATGTAGCGCTTGAGAAATTGTTCCGTGATGTCGGCAAGGAAGAATTGGCCGCACTGGCGGGAGAGCAGGCGGAAAAATGCGCCGCGACGATCGTCAGCCATGTAACCGATGACGGGTATATTCCGGCGGTCATGGGAGAAGGAAACGACTCAAAAATCATTCCCGCCATTGAGGGACTTGTGTTCCCTTATTTCACCAATTGCCATGAGGCCTTGGACGAAAACGGACGCTTTGGAGCATATATTCAAGCGTTGCGCAACCATTTGCAATACGTGTTGCGGGAAGGAATTTGCCTGTTCCCGGATGGAGGCTGGAAAATTTCTTCAACGAGCAACAACTCTTGGTTAAGCAAAATTTACCTATGTCAGTTCATTGCCCGTCATATTTTAGGCTGGGAATGGGATGAACAAGGCAAACGGGCCGATGCCGCCCATGTCGCTTGGCTCACCCATCCGACATTATCCATTTGGAGCTGGAGTGATCAAATCATCGCGGGTGAAATTACCGGCAGCAAATATTACCCGCGCGGCGTGACAAGTATTTTGTGGCTTGAGGAGGGAGAATAACGATGTGCTCATCCATCCCGTCCCTTCGCGAAGTGTTTGCCAATGATTTTCGCATCGGGGCAGCAGTCAATCCAGTGACGCTAGAAGCCCAACAATCGCTGTTGATCCGCCATGTAAACAGCCTTACCGCCGAAAACCATATGAAGTTTGAACATCTTCAGCCAGAGGAGGGGCGGTTTACGTTCGACATCGCCGATCAAATCATCGACTTCGCCCGTTCTCATCACATGGCCGTTCGCGGACATACGCTCGTATGGCATAACCAAACCCCGAGCTGGGTGTTTCAAGACAGCCAAGGGCATTTCGTCGGCAGAGATGTGTTGCTGGAACGGATGAAATCTCATATCTCCACGGTTGTACAGCGATACAAAGGGAAAGTCTATTGTTGGGATGTCGTCAACGAAGCGGTCGCCGATGAGGGGAGCGAATGGCTGCGCTCCTCAACGTGGCGACAAATCATCGGCGATGATTTTATTCAGCAGGCGTTTCTTTATGCCCATGAAGCAGACCCAGAGGCGTTGCTGTTTTACAACGACTATAATGAATGTTTTCCGGAAAAACGCGAGAAAATTTACACACTAGTAAAATCTTTGCGTGACAAAGGAATTCCCATTCACGGCATCGGCATGCAGGCGCACTGGAGCCTGAACCGCCCGACGCTTGATGAAATTCGCGCGGCGATTGAGCGATATGCGTCTGTCGGAGTCATTCTCCATATTACCGAACTTGATATATCGATGTTTGAATTTGACGATCATCGAAAGGACTTGGCTGCTCCTACAAACGAAATGGTCGAACGGCAGGCAGAGCGGTACGAGCAAATTTTCTCTCTCTTCAAGGAATATCGTGATGTCATTCAAAATGTCACGTTTTGGGGAATTGCCGATGACCACACGTGGCTTGACCATTTCCCTGTGCAAGGAAGAAAAAATTGGCCCCTTTTGTTCGATGAACAACACAACCCCAAACCGGCTTTTTGGCGGGTGGTGAATATGTAAAAGGTTGGTGAAAAACCGCTGTTTTCCTTGATCGATGGGCGAAGGGACGAAAATAGGGGCTGGTGCTGCCAAGGTTTTTCTACTTGAGAAACGATTCCGGGAAGCGGTTGCGCGAGTCAATCACCTGTCCCCTAAACATATAGTGAAGAGGGGAAAATAGAGCTTAGCTCTCCCCCTCTTCCATTATAATAAAAAACTTTCAGAAAAGTATTGAATATAGGAAGGGTTTTCTTTATAATGAAGATAAAAACTAGTATACTAGTATTACTAGTAAGCAAATATCGTGTAAGATTGTGCATTTGCTTTTTGAACTATATAAGTTGCCATTTTGTTTTCCATGGTATTGTTCGCTCTTCTTGTCACCGTGCCAGCTTGTCAGGTGATAAAGACGGGACATGGAGATCGGAAATTCTTTATTACAACCTATATAGTTGAAATTTTGTTTTTCATCCCACTGATCAACCGCCTCGTTCGGTCCGATCAAGCCTGTACTTGGATGAAAACCGAAACGAACAATCAGGAATTCTTTATTGCAACGTAGCATTTTCAAACTAGTATATTAGAATGGTGATTTTATGATCGATAATCGAATTTGTATGGCCAAAAGAGGGAAAGCGGGTTGTCTACAAGGCTAGTGAAAAACGAGGGTTCCTTTGGTGAGCGTACGATTCATCAAAAAGGAAAGTGGCTGCTATATTCCTCCATTTGAAACGTACCGCAGGAAAGTAGAGATTTCGGCTAAATTTATGAATTTTTTATTTGAAATCGCTTACCTTCCAGACCTGAAAGGGGGGATTTATTTAAAGAGACCGAGATTGCTTTCCTTACGGTGGTTGTGAGCAAGGGGGATCAAGAAAATGGGATTGGAGGGAGAAAGGTGTTAAAAAAGGTGTTTGCTACTTTAACGGCAACTGTGTTGGCAGCTAGCATGCTTGCGGGATGTACAGACAATGAATCCGCTTCATCCGGCGGATCTAGTGAATCAAAAGATGGAAAAGTCACGATTACAACCGTGCGTACGCTAAAAGATGATACAAAATTTCGAGACGGAGAAGATCTTAATAACAACCCGATTACACGATGGTCGGAAAAAGAGCTAGGGATTAAATGGAAAACACTATGGACAGCTCCGAACGATGAGCAATACCACAATAAAATTCGCCTAGCCTTGTCTTCCGGTCAAAAACTGCCTGATGTATTCAAAGTATCAGATGGACAATTAATCAATGATTTAATTCGTTCAGGAAAAGTGATGTCTGTCGATGAGGCCATTGAGAAATATGCGTCACCGAGATTGAAGAAAATTTATGAGCAATTTCCCGAAGCGTTTTATCCGGCTACGGTCGACGGAAAACGTTATGGAATTCCGCGTTTTTCTGGAGGAAATGGTTCAGACTCCTTGCTTTGGATTCGCAAAGATTGGCTTGATAAGTTAGGACTCCAGCCGCCAAAAACGATTGAAGATCTTGAAAAAATTATGGATGCGTTTGTCAACAAAGACCCGGATGGAAACGGAAAAAAGGATACAATCGGCTTAACGTTGGCAAGCAAAAATGGCTTGGCGACATGGCTGGCGGATGGCAGCTTTATTTTCGGTGCTTACGGCGATTATGTGCCAGGCTCATGGTCAAAAGGAGAAGACGGCTCTTTGGTCTATGGTTCCGTTCAACCGTCTATGAAAAAGGCTCTAGAAAAATTGAACGAATGGTATAAAAAGGGGTGCTTGGATAAAGAAGTAGGTATTTTAGATGAACAAACGGCCATTGAAAGTTTTGTTGCTGGGAAGTCCGGGATTATTTCTGCTCCGCCTTGGGCAGCTGGTTGGCCGATCACGGACGCATTGAAAAATAATCCGGGAGCCGTAGTTGAGCCGTATCCGCTACCGAGCGGTCCGGGCGGAAAAATTGGTCGACGCGGTGAGGGATTAGTGACCGGCATGTTCTTGTTTAGTAAGGATTTTAAACATATGGATAAATTTTTCCAATACTTAGATGAAGCTTATGCTTATGTGTACAACGACTCAAAATATTTTAAATATGGGTTGGCTGAGGGATACGATTATGTTCTAAAGGATGGAAAACCTGTTTATGACGACAAACAAATTCCAGGTGGAAGGATAGACCCGGGTGCTTATTTCATCACTGAGGCGATTCCGACGGTTCCGTATATGCTTTATGATCTTGTAGAAGAATTGTATACAACGAAACGTCAACCGAAAAACGCCTATGAGTATACACGCATTGTAGCTCTAGGCGAATCATTTATGAAAGCGGCTACAATTGTCAATGAACAAAATCAATACCGTATTGAAAATGAATTTACAGGACCTCCAACGAAGACGATGCAAAAAAGAGGGGAATTTTTGACGAAAATGGAGCGGGAGACGTTCGCTAACATTATTTATGGTCGGGCTCCTCTTAGTGCATTTGACGAATTCGTGAAAAAATGGGAAGAATCTGGCGGTAAAGAGATTACAAAAGAAGTAAATGAATGGTATCAATCAGTAAAGAAGGCGAAGTAACTGTTTTTGATCATGGTGCGGACGGAATACAGACCGTAAACCACCGATGTCCGCACCTGTCTTTTTCACAAATGATGGTGCTGAGAAGTTGAAAGGGGGAGAACCGATGCAGTCCGCCGTGAATGTAAAAAAGCAAACGGCCACCCTTGAAGTACAAAAAACGCCGAAAAGAAGAGGAACGTGGCAGTTGCATGCGATGTTGCTTCCAGCCCTTGCTATTGTATTCATTTTTCAGTACATTCCAATGTTTGGATTGGTGATGGCGTTTCAAGATTATGAGCCATGGCTCGGATTTTTACATTCACCTTGGGTTGGCTTCGAACACTTTAAGACCATGTTCGAATATGAAGATGCCCGACAAGTCATATGGAATACGTTGGTTATTTCTACTCTTAAGATCATCTTTAATCTTGGGGTGCCACTGACCTTTGCATTGCTGCTCAATGAAGTGTATATGATGAAGTTTAAACGAACAGTTCAAACGATAGTATATTTACCACATTTTTTATCCTGGGTCATTCTTGGGGGAATTTTGATTGATATGCTTTCGCCTGAAGGGGGAATTGTCAATCGTTTTTTATCCTTGTTTGGTGTACAACCGATTTTCTTTCTCGGTGATAATGATTGGTTTCGCACAGTCGTTGTCGTGACTGATATTTGGAAAGAATGTGGATTCAATACGATCGTGTTTTTAGCTGCTCTTACTTCAATCAATCCGTCGTTG
Protein-coding regions in this window:
- a CDS encoding glycoside hydrolase family 52 protein — its product is MPTNQFFNAHHSPVGAFASFTLGFPGKSGGLDLELARPPRQNVLIGVESLHESGLYHVLPFLETDEEDESKRYDIENPDPNPQKPNILIPFAKEAIQREFHVATDTWKAGDLTFTIYSPVKAVPDPETADEEELKLALVPAVIVEMTIDNTNGTKARRAFFGFEGTDPYTSMRRIDDTCPQLRGVGQGRMVGIVSKDEDVRSALHFSMEDILTAQLEENWTFGLGKVGALIVDVLAGEKKTYQFAVCFYRGGYVTAGMDASYFYTRFFQNIEEVGLYALEQAEVLKEQSFRSNKLIEKEWLSDDQTFMMAHAIRSYYGNTQLLEHEGKPIWVVNEGEYRMMNTFDLTVDQLFFELKLNPWTVKNVLDLYVERYSYEDRVRFPGEETEYPGGISFTHDMGVANTFSRPHYSSYELYGISGCFSHMTHEQLVNWVLCAAVYIEQTKDWAWRDKRLAILEQCLESMVRRDHPDPEQRNGVMGLDSTRTMGGAEITTYDSLDVSLGQARNNLYLAGKCWAAYVALEKLFRDVGKEELAALAGEQAEKCAATIVSHVTDDGYIPAVMGEGNDSKIIPAIEGLVFPYFTNCHEALDENGRFGAYIQALRNHLQYVLREGICLFPDGGWKISSTSNNSWLSKIYLCQFIARHILGWEWDEQGKRADAAHVAWLTHPTLSIWSWSDQIIAGEITGSKYYPRGVTSILWLEEGE
- a CDS encoding extracellular solute-binding protein, which translates into the protein MLKKVFATLTATVLAASMLAGCTDNESASSGGSSESKDGKVTITTVRTLKDDTKFRDGEDLNNNPITRWSEKELGIKWKTLWTAPNDEQYHNKIRLALSSGQKLPDVFKVSDGQLINDLIRSGKVMSVDEAIEKYASPRLKKIYEQFPEAFYPATVDGKRYGIPRFSGGNGSDSLLWIRKDWLDKLGLQPPKTIEDLEKIMDAFVNKDPDGNGKKDTIGLTLASKNGLATWLADGSFIFGAYGDYVPGSWSKGEDGSLVYGSVQPSMKKALEKLNEWYKKGCLDKEVGILDEQTAIESFVAGKSGIISAPPWAAGWPITDALKNNPGAVVEPYPLPSGPGGKIGRRGEGLVTGMFLFSKDFKHMDKFFQYLDEAYAYVYNDSKYFKYGLAEGYDYVLKDGKPVYDDKQIPGGRIDPGAYFITEAIPTVPYMLYDLVEELYTTKRQPKNAYEYTRIVALGESFMKAATIVNEQNQYRIENEFTGPPTKTMQKRGEFLTKMERETFANIIYGRAPLSAFDEFVKKWEESGGKEITKEVNEWYQSVKKAK
- a CDS encoding endo-1,4-beta-xylanase, coding for MCSSIPSLREVFANDFRIGAAVNPVTLEAQQSLLIRHVNSLTAENHMKFEHLQPEEGRFTFDIADQIIDFARSHHMAVRGHTLVWHNQTPSWVFQDSQGHFVGRDVLLERMKSHISTVVQRYKGKVYCWDVVNEAVADEGSEWLRSSTWRQIIGDDFIQQAFLYAHEADPEALLFYNDYNECFPEKREKIYTLVKSLRDKGIPIHGIGMQAHWSLNRPTLDEIRAAIERYASVGVILHITELDISMFEFDDHRKDLAAPTNEMVERQAERYEQIFSLFKEYRDVIQNVTFWGIADDHTWLDHFPVQGRKNWPLLFDEQHNPKPAFWRVVNM
- a CDS encoding polysaccharide deacetylase family protein — its product is MIECVETPHKVVAITFDDGPNPVYTFDVLEILEKVSGKATFFMIGSHMEKYPEVVETVEAQGHEIGNHTYSHANLTSVPKDEILQEIGKADAIIAEMTGTKAAVFRPPYLNYNETVVSLCSHFGYQMIGALNTDARDWEQPGVDYIVRKTRGHIKNGSILLFHDGFGDRSQTIEAVRILAAELHAQGYKLATVSELLELQGGSG
- a CDS encoding ABC transporter permease, whose protein sequence is MQSAVNVKKQTATLEVQKTPKRRGTWQLHAMLLPALAIVFIFQYIPMFGLVMAFQDYEPWLGFLHSPWVGFEHFKTMFEYEDARQVIWNTLVISTLKIIFNLGVPLTFALLLNEVYMMKFKRTVQTIVYLPHFLSWVILGGILIDMLSPEGGIVNRFLSLFGVQPIFFLGDNDWFRTVVVVTDIWKECGFNTIVFLAALTSINPSLYEAAIVDGANRWQQTIYITLPSMLPIIIVVGTLSLGNILNAGFDQILNLYNPLVYKTGDIIDTYVYRVGLLNGDFSYATAVGLFKSIISFILVVIGYRLAYKYANYKIF
- a CDS encoding aldose epimerase family protein — translated: MRIATKPWSRFNGKEVLLFTLTNEYGMELSATNYGCIVTKLLVPDRNGNIENVVLGFDRFEPYIENAPYFGAVIGRVAGRICGASFELDGITYQLAKNENNNHLHGGPNGFHHVLWQAETVQRDDAVGVVFSYTSPDGEEGYPGTLEVQVAYWLNNDNEWTVTYRARSDKTTLLNVTNHTYFNLSGNGKRDILDHALTIQSSRVLELNEQLIPTGRVLDVAGTPFDLRHGKMIREAVASGHPQIELVGGGYDHPFWLDRHHDKEIVLADRESGRTLTVETDEVGVVVYTSNQLPEGMDVGGVPSRKHLGICLETQGLPDAIHHPQFPSIVLPAGKERVSTTVYRFGIAE